The DNA region TCACCGCGGCGGTGCCGCGCGGCAAGGGGCCGGACGTCTTCATCTATCCGCAGGACCGTCTCGGTGGCTGGATCGAGGCCGGCAACACGATCGAGCCCATCGACTTCTTTCTCGAGGATGAAGTGGTCGACCGCTTCATTCCCTCGACCATGGAAGCGATGACCTACCAGGACACGGTCTACGGTCTGCCGCTCAGCTACAAGGTCATCACCCAGATCTACAACAAGAAGCTGGTGTCGAGCCCGCCCGCAAC from bacterium includes:
- a CDS encoding extracellular solute-binding protein, with protein sequence MTGKLKGIGWLAVVLLLAPGLAPTPATAQAELVVWHGYRAGEKAAFEKVVEEFNKAQGGKIVVNTLAVPWDAYPDKVTAAVPRGKGPDVFIYPQDRLGGWIEAGNTIEPIDFFLEDEVVDRFIPSTMEAMTYQDTVYGLPLSYKVITQIYNKKLVSSPPAT